The following are from one region of the Flavobacteriaceae bacterium UJ101 genome:
- a CDS encoding N-acetyl-alpha-D-glucosaminyl L-malate synthase (Involved in bacillithiol (BSH) biosynthesis. Catalyzes the first step of the pathway, the formation of N- acetylglucosaminylmalate (GlcNAc-Mal) from UDP-N-acetylglucosamine (UDP-GlcNAc) and L-malate; Belongs to the glycosyltransferase group 1 family. Glycosyltransferase 4 subfamily.; KEGG: saa:SAUSA300_1349 UJ101; Hexosyltransferases) codes for MKIGIVCYPTFGGSGIVATELGMELAKQGNEVHFISYSEPARLNVLMPNITFHPVEIENYPLFQYQPYSLALSTLMVDIVKQHGLDVIHVHYAIPHAYAAFIAKQILKEDGIELPVVTTLHGTDITLVGKHPSYKSAVEFSINQSDIVTSVSQSLKQNTLDVFKIKKEIHVIPNFIESELFDHLKQNCPRENFATEDEKLLVHVSNFREVKNVPHVVEVFHLVQKKIKAKLLLIGVGPEREKVELLVRKLGLEDQVFFLGKIRQLYQILCACDLFVLPSSQESFGLAALEAMAASLPVISSNAGGIPEVNVEGVTGYLSNIGDIEEMAENAIELLSNEEKLKEFKENAKAYSFKFRKEKILPMYMNLYEQAIKKD; via the coding sequence ATGAAAATAGGAATTGTATGCTACCCAACATTTGGAGGGAGTGGAATTGTTGCCACAGAATTAGGAATGGAATTAGCTAAGCAAGGTAACGAAGTTCATTTTATAAGTTATAGTGAACCCGCACGATTAAATGTATTAATGCCTAATATTACTTTTCATCCTGTTGAAATAGAAAATTATCCTTTGTTTCAATACCAACCTTATTCATTGGCGTTATCAACCTTAATGGTTGATATTGTAAAACAACATGGTTTAGATGTAATTCACGTACATTATGCTATTCCACATGCCTATGCGGCTTTTATAGCTAAACAGATTTTAAAAGAAGATGGAATTGAATTACCCGTTGTTACTACTTTACATGGTACGGATATTACACTGGTAGGTAAACATCCTTCTTATAAATCAGCTGTTGAATTCAGTATTAATCAATCAGATATTGTTACAAGTGTTTCTCAAAGTTTAAAACAAAATACATTAGATGTTTTTAAAATTAAAAAAGAAATACATGTGATTCCTAATTTTATTGAGTCGGAGTTATTTGATCATTTGAAGCAAAATTGTCCTAGGGAAAATTTTGCAACAGAAGATGAAAAATTATTAGTGCATGTTTCGAATTTTAGAGAGGTGAAAAATGTACCTCATGTTGTGGAAGTTTTTCATTTAGTTCAGAAAAAAATAAAAGCAAAACTTTTGCTAATTGGTGTAGGGCCAGAGCGTGAAAAAGTGGAGCTTTTAGTTCGAAAATTAGGATTAGAGGATCAAGTGTTTTTCTTGGGGAAAATACGTCAATTATACCAAATATTATGTGCTTGTGACCTATTTGTATTACCTTCTTCACAAGAAAGCTTTGGTTTAGCTGCATTAGAAGCGATGGCTGCAAGTTTACCTGTAATTTCTTCAAATGCTGGAGGTATTCCAGAAGTTAACGTGGAAGGTGTTACCGGTTATTTATCGAATATTGGAGATATAGAAGAAATGGCAGAAAATGCTATTGAGTTATTATCAAATGAAGAAAAATTGAAGGAATTTAAAGAGAATGCCAAAGCATATTCCTTTAAATTTAGAAAGGAAAAAATCCTCCCAATGTATATGAATTTATATGAACAAGCAATTAAAAAGGATTAA
- the ACSL|fadD gene encoding long-chain-fatty-acid--CoA ligase (Catalyzes the conversion of acetate into acetyl-CoA (AcCoA), an essential intermediate at the junction of anabolic and catabolic pathways. AcsA undergoes a two-step reaction. In the first half reaction, AcsA combines acetate with ATP to form acetyl-adenylate (AcAMP) intermediate. In the second half reaction, it can then transfer the acetyl group from AcAMP to the sulfhydryl group of CoA, forming the product AcCoA; Belongs to the ATP-dependent AMP-binding enzyme family.; KEGG: sesp:BN6_16370 long-chain acyl-CoA synthetase) — protein sequence MNFVTEILKHKGTLDQRPIIGYQNTNGDWEEETYEVLYQKIQKTSNALLNIGIEENENVAIFSQNMPQWTITDLAIINIGAVTIPIYATNTADQAEYILNETETRFLFVGDIEQYEKALEIFEKSSFLEKIIVFKDSVELKSEESLYFLDFIKDQKIEFETVSRNLDDLATIIYTSGTTGVPKGVMLTHDAILHGFKIHTIRFDLNPEKEHSLCFLPLTHIFERAWTLFMLNSGIKVSFLENPKTIAEQLKIVKPTAMCAVPRLYEKAYNTIKTKVENDAAIKQKIFNWAYKIGETYSNLKNNEKPIGRILDFKYSLATKLVFSKIKEQFGGQLTFMPVGGAPISKEISSFFTNIGMPFVIGYGLTETTATVSCFEYTNVTHGTVGKLMPETEVKIGLEDEILVKGKTVMKGYYKKPIETAEVFTEDGWFKTGDVGMFDAKDNLVITDRIKNLMKTSNGKYIAPQPIEGLLMNDHLIEHAIIIGDCRSFVTALIVPNFEALPELAESLSLSFENTEQFLKLDLVKEFFKNRIGISQANLAAFEKIKKFELITHDFTMESGELTPTLKIKRKVVLEKYKNLIENMYC from the coding sequence ATGAATTTTGTAACAGAAATATTAAAACACAAAGGAACTCTTGATCAACGTCCTATTATTGGATATCAAAATACAAATGGAGATTGGGAAGAAGAAACATATGAAGTATTATATCAAAAAATACAAAAAACTTCAAATGCTTTATTGAATATAGGCATAGAAGAAAATGAAAATGTAGCGATCTTTTCTCAAAATATGCCGCAATGGACGATAACTGATTTAGCGATTATAAATATTGGAGCTGTAACGATACCTATTTATGCAACGAATACAGCAGATCAAGCAGAATATATTTTGAATGAAACCGAAACACGGTTTTTATTCGTAGGAGATATAGAACAATATGAAAAAGCCTTAGAAATTTTTGAAAAGAGTTCGTTTCTTGAAAAAATCATTGTTTTTAAGGATTCTGTTGAATTAAAATCAGAAGAGTCTCTTTATTTTTTAGATTTTATAAAAGATCAAAAAATAGAGTTTGAAACGGTATCAAGAAACTTGGATGATTTAGCTACTATTATTTATACTTCAGGAACTACAGGAGTTCCAAAAGGAGTGATGTTAACTCATGATGCTATATTACATGGGTTTAAAATTCATACCATTCGATTTGATTTAAATCCAGAGAAAGAGCATTCTTTATGCTTTTTACCTTTGACTCATATTTTTGAACGTGCATGGACATTATTTATGCTTAATTCAGGTATTAAGGTTTCATTTTTAGAGAACCCAAAAACGATTGCAGAGCAGTTGAAAATTGTAAAACCGACTGCTATGTGTGCTGTTCCACGTTTGTATGAAAAAGCGTATAATACCATTAAAACTAAAGTAGAAAATGATGCTGCTATAAAACAGAAAATTTTTAATTGGGCCTACAAAATAGGAGAGACGTATTCTAATTTGAAAAATAATGAAAAACCAATTGGAAGAATATTGGATTTTAAGTATTCCTTGGCAACTAAATTAGTGTTTTCAAAAATCAAAGAGCAATTTGGAGGACAATTAACTTTTATGCCAGTAGGAGGAGCTCCTATTTCAAAAGAAATTTCTAGTTTTTTCACTAATATAGGGATGCCTTTTGTAATTGGTTATGGATTAACTGAGACCACTGCAACAGTTTCTTGTTTTGAATATACAAATGTAACTCATGGGACAGTTGGAAAATTAATGCCGGAAACAGAAGTTAAAATTGGTTTAGAAGATGAAATCTTAGTAAAAGGGAAAACGGTGATGAAAGGTTATTATAAAAAGCCAATTGAAACAGCAGAGGTTTTTACTGAAGATGGATGGTTTAAAACAGGTGATGTAGGTATGTTTGATGCAAAGGATAATTTAGTTATTACGGATCGAATTAAAAACTTAATGAAAACTTCCAATGGGAAATATATTGCGCCTCAGCCTATTGAAGGGTTATTAATGAATGATCATTTAATAGAGCATGCTATCATTATTGGGGATTGCCGTTCGTTTGTAACCGCCTTAATCGTTCCTAATTTTGAGGCTTTGCCAGAATTAGCTGAAAGTTTATCATTATCATTTGAAAATACAGAACAATTTTTAAAGTTAGATTTAGTGAAAGAATTTTTTAAAAATAGAATTGGTATATCACAAGCTAATTTAGCTGCTTTTGAAAAAATTAAAAAGTTTGAATTAATTACACATGATTTTACTATGGAATCTGGAGAGTTGACACCAACTTTAAAAATTAAACGTAAGGTAGTGCTTGAAAAGTATAAGAATTTGATTGAAAATATGTATTGTTAA